The Roseococcus microcysteis genome contains a region encoding:
- a CDS encoding P-loop NTPase family protein — protein MDGDLGLANVDVQLGITPTRDLGHVLTGACTAAEALTPHPAGFALLPGRSGAAGLASLGAEGLDRMVSLLRALPVEEVVLDLGAGLSLAQRRLAAAADLLLVVVTEEPTALTDAYAVLKLHRQDSGGADGGARSALVANMVQGPVQAARVHGALDQACRHFLGQGVKLLGHVRRDAKVPAAIRAQAPLLTRHPDSPAARDLRILAAALRAIPLGKAA, from the coding sequence GTGGATGGCGATCTCGGGCTCGCCAATGTGGATGTGCAGCTTGGCATCACACCCACGCGCGACCTCGGCCATGTGCTCACCGGCGCCTGCACGGCCGCGGAGGCGCTGACCCCCCACCCCGCCGGCTTCGCCCTGCTGCCGGGGCGGTCGGGCGCCGCGGGGTTGGCTTCGCTGGGGGCGGAGGGGCTGGACCGCATGGTGAGCCTGCTGCGCGCCCTGCCGGTGGAGGAGGTGGTGCTGGACCTCGGCGCCGGCCTCTCCCTCGCGCAGCGCCGCCTGGCCGCCGCCGCCGACCTGCTGCTGGTGGTCGTCACCGAGGAACCCACGGCCCTGACCGACGCCTATGCCGTGCTGAAACTGCACCGCCAGGACAGTGGGGGGGCGGATGGCGGGGCGCGGTCCGCGCTGGTCGCCAACATGGTGCAGGGTCCGGTCCAGGCCGCGCGGGTGCATGGCGCGCTGGACCAGGCCTGCCGGCATTTCCTGGGCCAGGGGGTGAAGCTGCTGGGCCATGTCCGGCGCGACGCCAAGGTGCCCGCCGCCATCCGCGCCCAGGCCCCGCTGCTGACGCGCCACCCGGACAGCCCCGCCGCCCGGGATTTGCGGATCTTGGCGGCGGCGTTGCGGGCCATCCCCCTCGGAAAGGCAGCGTGA
- a CDS encoding SAM-dependent methyltransferase — protein sequence MSSLATRQARRVARYYRWLDGLSFFEERRAEGEAAHPIHRALTDPDGGAPSPYVLHRLMLEGVALPETPRVLDAGCGYGATMLDLAPRLGGDWTGLTLSEAQRQRGGAALAAAGLADQARIRVQSYDMPPPGPFDLIIGIESLIHSAAPAATIAVLASVLAPGGHLVMVDDMPEEGMPHEAARRFALFRRYWRCPAAPTRAGWVRAMEGAGLTLVGERDLSPLLRVRDMAQAAPRLRELRRWPLRLRRALGFGVRAEAEIGGIMLETLQTEGFVRYRLLVARKG from the coding sequence ATGTCATCGCTTGCCACACGCCAGGCCCGCAGGGTTGCCCGCTATTATCGTTGGCTGGACGGGTTGTCCTTCTTCGAGGAACGCCGCGCGGAGGGCGAGGCCGCCCACCCCATCCATCGCGCCCTGACCGACCCGGACGGCGGCGCGCCCTCGCCCTATGTGCTGCACCGGCTGATGCTGGAAGGCGTGGCGCTGCCCGAGACGCCGCGCGTGCTCGATGCCGGCTGCGGCTATGGCGCGACCATGCTGGACCTGGCACCGCGCCTGGGCGGGGACTGGACCGGCCTGACCCTGTCCGAGGCGCAGCGCCAGCGCGGCGGGGCGGCCCTGGCGGCGGCGGGGCTGGCCGACCAGGCGCGCATCCGCGTGCAATCCTATGACATGCCGCCGCCCGGGCCCTTCGACCTGATCATCGGCATCGAGAGCCTGATCCATTCCGCGGCACCCGCGGCGACCATCGCGGTGCTGGCTTCGGTGCTGGCGCCGGGCGGGCACCTGGTCATGGTGGACGACATGCCGGAGGAGGGCATGCCGCACGAGGCCGCCCGCCGCTTCGCCCTGTTCCGCCGCTACTGGCGCTGCCCCGCCGCACCCACGCGCGCGGGCTGGGTGCGGGCCATGGAGGGGGCGGGGTTGACCCTGGTGGGTGAGCGCGACCTCTCGCCCCTGCTGCGTGTGCGTGACATGGCGCAGGCGGCGCCGCGCCTGCGCGAGCTGCGGCGCTGGCCCCTGCGGCTGCGGCGCGCGCTGGGCTTCGGCGTGCGCGCGGAGGCGGAGATCGGCGGGATCATGCTGGAAACCCTCCAGACGGAGGGCTTCGTGCGGTATCGGCTGCTGGTGGCGCGGAAGGGTTAG
- a CDS encoding TldD/PmbA family protein: MNSQDLLGALLDAAKRAGAEQADALLVRSASLAVQRRLGAIEQLERSEGVDLGLRVFVGQRVAIVSATEARPEGFAALAERAVAMARIVPEDRFAQILDAPAPSMAALDLDDGEAPEADALLARAALAEEAALAVKGVTNSEGASAGWSRGTRSLATSRGFFGEYARGSHSVSATALAGEGTGMQRDYDYASAVYLSELEDAAAIGRRAGEQAVARLNPTRPKSAVLPVVYHPRVSASLLGHLVGAINGASIARGTSFLKDAMGTQILPRGMNVLDDPLRPRGPRSRPFDGEGQAGQRRALVEDGMLTTWLLDSRSAAQLGLASTGHAARGTGGPPSPAPTNLWLEAGTLSPAALMADIKLGLYVTELIGMGVNGITGDYSRGAAGFMIRDGQLAEPVGEITIAGKLPEMFRALTAADDLEFKRGTDAPTLRVDGMTLAGA; this comes from the coding sequence ATGAACAGCCAGGACCTCCTGGGCGCCCTGCTCGACGCCGCGAAGCGCGCGGGCGCCGAGCAGGCCGATGCGCTGCTGGTGCGCTCCGCCTCGCTGGCCGTGCAGCGCCGCCTGGGCGCGATCGAGCAGCTGGAGCGCAGCGAGGGCGTGGACCTCGGCCTGCGCGTGTTTGTCGGCCAGCGCGTCGCCATCGTCAGCGCCACCGAGGCACGCCCTGAAGGTTTCGCCGCCCTGGCCGAACGCGCCGTCGCCATGGCGCGCATCGTGCCCGAGGACCGCTTCGCGCAAATCCTGGACGCGCCGGCACCCAGCATGGCCGCGCTCGACCTCGATGACGGCGAGGCCCCCGAGGCCGATGCCCTGCTGGCCCGCGCCGCGCTCGCCGAGGAAGCGGCGCTCGCCGTGAAGGGCGTCACCAACAGCGAGGGTGCCTCCGCCGGCTGGTCGCGCGGCACGCGCAGCCTCGCCACCTCGCGCGGTTTCTTCGGGGAATATGCGCGCGGTTCGCACAGCGTCTCCGCCACCGCGCTCGCCGGCGAGGGCACCGGCATGCAGCGCGACTATGACTATGCCAGCGCCGTCTACCTGTCCGAACTTGAGGATGCCGCCGCCATCGGCCGCCGCGCCGGCGAACAGGCGGTGGCGCGGCTGAACCCGACCCGCCCGAAATCCGCGGTGCTGCCGGTGGTCTATCACCCGCGCGTCTCGGCCTCGCTGCTGGGGCATCTGGTGGGGGCGATCAACGGTGCTTCCATCGCGCGCGGCACCTCCTTCCTGAAGGACGCGATGGGCACGCAAATCCTGCCGCGCGGGATGAACGTGCTCGACGACCCGCTGCGCCCGCGCGGCCCCCGCTCGCGCCCCTTTGACGGCGAGGGCCAAGCGGGCCAGCGCCGCGCGCTGGTCGAGGATGGCATGCTCACCACCTGGCTGCTGGACAGCCGGAGTGCCGCGCAGCTGGGCCTCGCCTCCACAGGCCATGCGGCGCGCGGCACGGGCGGCCCACCCTCGCCAGCGCCCACCAATCTCTGGCTGGAGGCGGGCACGCTCTCCCCCGCCGCGCTGATGGCGGACATCAAGCTGGGTCTCTACGTCACCGAACTCATCGGCATGGGCGTGAACGGCATCACGGGCGACTACTCGCGCGGGGCGGCGGGCTTCATGATCCGCGACGGGCAATTGGCCGAGCCGGTGGGCGAGATCACCATTGCCGGCAAGCTGCCCGAGATGTTCCGCGCGCTGACCGCCGCCGATGACCTGGAATTCAAGCGCGGCACCGATGCGCCGACGCTGCGCGTGGATGGGATGACGCTGGCGGGGGCGTGA